In a single window of the Cupriavidus sp. P-10 genome:
- the soxZ gene encoding thiosulfate oxidation carrier complex protein SoxZ, which translates to MADPMRVRATENGGVVDVKILMKHDMETGQRKDASGKVIPAWHIQTVTTQCKGKEVFRAQFGPAVSKDPFLNFKFKGGAKGDKVTVTWVDNKGDKRTDEATIA; encoded by the coding sequence ATGGCAGACCCGATGCGCGTACGCGCCACCGAGAACGGCGGCGTGGTTGATGTAAAGATCCTGATGAAGCACGACATGGAGACCGGCCAGCGCAAGGATGCGTCCGGCAAGGTCATCCCGGCCTGGCATATCCAGACCGTGACCACACAGTGCAAGGGCAAGGAAGTGTTCCGCGCCCAGTTCGGGCCGGCGGTGTCCAAGGACCCGTTCCTGAACTTCAAGTTCAAGGGCGGCGCCAAGGGCGACAAGGTCACCGTGACCTGGGTCGACAACAAGGGCGACAAGCGCACCGACGAAGCGACCATCGCCTGA
- the soxY gene encoding thiosulfate oxidation carrier protein SoxY: MNSKRREVLRVTAVLSLMAATGLISEAQAAEWNKTAFDGKSVADVIKALGGSGTEKSTAITFNAPDIAENGAVVPVAVTSTIPDTEQIAILVEKNPNTLAADFIIPAGTEPFVSTRVKMGQTSVVHAAVKAGGKWYVASKEIKVTLGGCGG, encoded by the coding sequence ATGAATTCGAAACGACGAGAAGTGCTGCGGGTCACCGCTGTCCTGTCGCTGATGGCCGCCACCGGCCTGATCAGCGAAGCGCAGGCGGCCGAATGGAACAAGACCGCCTTTGACGGCAAGAGCGTTGCCGACGTGATCAAGGCACTTGGCGGCAGCGGCACCGAGAAAAGCACCGCCATCACCTTTAACGCCCCCGACATCGCCGAGAACGGCGCCGTGGTGCCGGTGGCCGTGACCAGCACCATCCCGGATACCGAGCAGATCGCGATCCTGGTGGAAAAGAACCCCAATACCCTGGCCGCCGATTTCATCATCCCGGCCGGCACCGAGCCGTTCGTCTCCACGCGCGTGAAGATGGGCCAGACCTCGGTGGTGCACGCCGCGGTCAAGGCCGGCGGCAAGTGGTACGTGGCATCGAAGGAAATCAAGGTCACGCTGGGCGGCTGCGGCGGCTGA
- a CDS encoding c-type cytochrome, producing the protein MKQFVIAALMLGAAASAHAVDAAKAQEIANKNACMGCHQVDKKLVGPSYKEVATKYKGDKNALATLSKKVKSGGSGVWGPVPMPANAAISDADLKTVVEWVLAGAPAK; encoded by the coding sequence ATGAAGCAGTTTGTCATCGCAGCGCTGATGCTGGGCGCCGCCGCATCGGCCCACGCGGTCGATGCCGCCAAGGCACAGGAAATCGCCAACAAGAACGCCTGCATGGGTTGCCACCAGGTCGACAAGAAGCTGGTCGGTCCTTCCTACAAGGAAGTCGCCACCAAGTACAAGGGCGACAAGAACGCCCTCGCGACCCTGAGCAAGAAGGTCAAGAGCGGTGGTTCGGGCGTCTGGGGCCCGGTGCCGATGCCGGCCAACGCCGCCATCAGCGACGCCGACCTGAAGACCGTGGTCGAGTGGGTGCTCGCAGGCGCGCCCGCCAAGTAA
- a CDS encoding c-type cytochrome, with product MSMWAERRTALLVSTLALAAACAAPSWAAGTAEARAAIGRTATPAEVAAWDIDVRPDFKGLPKGSGTVAQGQKVWDGKCASCHGDFGESNEIFTPLVGGTTAEDIKRGRVAAMTGNQPYRTTLMKVSTVSTLWDYIHRAMPWNAPKSLSVNEVYAVTAYLLNLGEIVPADFTLSDANIATVQRRMPNRDGMTTDHGLWPGRGRPDTRNTACMKDCAGQVAIASAMPDYAHDTHGDLAQQQRGFGPVRGVAAHGAAPAGAASAAPAPAPAGARLASQYQCVACHATDRKLVGPSFADIAGKYKGQDAHAALARKVKAGGQGAWGSVPMPPQPQIPDSDVHAMVGWILEAK from the coding sequence ATGTCCATGTGGGCTGAGCGCCGCACCGCCTTGCTGGTGTCAACGCTGGCGCTGGCCGCGGCCTGCGCGGCGCCGTCCTGGGCCGCCGGCACGGCCGAGGCCCGTGCGGCAATTGGCCGCACCGCTACCCCGGCCGAAGTGGCCGCCTGGGACATCGACGTCCGCCCGGACTTCAAGGGCCTGCCCAAGGGCAGCGGCACCGTGGCGCAAGGGCAGAAGGTCTGGGACGGGAAGTGCGCGTCCTGCCACGGCGATTTCGGCGAGTCCAACGAGATCTTCACGCCGCTCGTCGGCGGCACCACGGCCGAGGACATCAAGCGCGGCCGCGTCGCCGCCATGACCGGCAACCAGCCCTACCGCACCACACTGATGAAGGTCAGCACGGTCAGCACGCTGTGGGACTACATCCACCGCGCCATGCCGTGGAACGCGCCCAAGAGCCTGTCCGTCAACGAGGTCTATGCCGTCACCGCCTACCTGCTGAACCTGGGCGAGATCGTGCCGGCGGACTTCACGTTGTCCGACGCCAATATCGCCACCGTGCAGCGGCGCATGCCCAACCGCGACGGCATGACCACCGACCACGGCTTGTGGCCGGGACGCGGCCGCCCGGACACGCGCAATACCGCCTGCATGAAGGACTGCGCTGGCCAGGTCGCGATCGCCTCGGCGATGCCGGACTATGCCCATGACACGCATGGCGACCTGGCGCAGCAGCAGCGCGGCTTCGGCCCGGTGCGCGGGGTTGCGGCCCATGGCGCAGCGCCAGCGGGTGCCGCATCCGCCGCTCCAGCGCCCGCGCCGGCTGGCGCCAGGCTGGCCAGCCAGTACCAGTGCGTGGCCTGCCATGCGACGGACCGGAAGCTGGTCGGCCCGTCCTTCGCGGATATCGCAGGCAAGTACAAGGGCCAGGACGCGCACGCCGCGCTGGCCAGGAAGGTCAAGGCAGGCGGGCAGGGCGCCTGGGGCAGCGTGCCGATGCCGCCGCAGCCGCAGATCCCCGATTCGGACGTCCATGCCATGGTGGGGTGGATTCTTGAGGCAAAATAG
- the soxC gene encoding sulfite dehydrogenase, with product MQERNRPGRIVPAPEHFVSASLQQDIGRHGLDAPRRDFLRKSFLGAAAGIAAATAGRRALAADGDPAILEPQPWATSLGQPVAARPYGQPSVHEKNLIRRESPGLTRVAAASVAFAPLQGFFGIITPNGLHFERHHQGWHDIDPARHRLMINGLVRTPRVYTMDDLMRLPAVSRMHFIECGANTGMEWGNVAVPTVQYTHGMLSCCEFTGVPLRVLLDDAGADLRRGRYLLAEGGEGSSMTRTIPMALADEIIVAWGMNGEMLRPENGYPLRLVVPGVQGVSWVKWLRRLEVGDQPWNAKDETIHYVDMMPDGKLRQYTSIQECKSVITTPSGGQQLVGKGFYNISGLAWSGRGRIRRVDVSTDGGRNWRTARLESPVLSKCLTRFNLDWVWDGSPVILQSRAIDETGYVQPKMAQLRAVRGTRSIYHNNAIQSWQVAAGGEVSNVHVG from the coding sequence TTGCAGGAACGGAACCGGCCCGGGCGCATCGTGCCCGCGCCCGAGCACTTCGTCAGCGCATCGCTGCAGCAGGACATCGGCCGGCACGGCCTGGACGCGCCGCGGCGCGACTTCCTGCGCAAGAGCTTCCTGGGCGCCGCGGCAGGTATCGCCGCCGCCACCGCCGGCCGGCGCGCGCTGGCGGCGGACGGCGATCCCGCCATCCTGGAGCCGCAGCCCTGGGCCACTTCGCTCGGGCAGCCGGTCGCGGCGCGGCCCTATGGGCAGCCTTCGGTCCATGAAAAGAACCTGATACGGCGCGAGTCGCCGGGCCTGACGCGCGTGGCCGCGGCGTCGGTCGCCTTCGCGCCGCTGCAGGGCTTCTTCGGCATCATCACCCCCAACGGCCTGCATTTCGAGCGCCATCACCAGGGCTGGCACGATATCGACCCGGCCCGCCACCGCCTGATGATCAACGGCCTGGTGCGCACGCCGCGCGTCTACACCATGGACGATCTGATGCGCCTGCCGGCGGTGTCGCGCATGCATTTCATCGAGTGCGGGGCCAATACCGGCATGGAGTGGGGCAACGTGGCCGTGCCCACGGTCCAGTACACCCACGGCATGCTGTCCTGCTGCGAATTCACCGGCGTGCCGCTCAGGGTGCTGCTGGACGACGCCGGCGCCGACCTGCGCCGCGGCCGCTACCTGCTCGCCGAGGGCGGCGAGGGCTCGTCGATGACGCGCACCATCCCAATGGCACTGGCCGACGAGATCATCGTGGCCTGGGGCATGAACGGCGAGATGCTGCGACCCGAGAACGGCTACCCGCTGCGGCTGGTGGTGCCGGGCGTGCAGGGCGTGTCGTGGGTCAAGTGGCTGCGCCGGCTGGAGGTGGGCGACCAGCCGTGGAACGCCAAGGACGAGACCATCCACTACGTGGACATGATGCCGGACGGCAAGCTGCGCCAGTACACCTCGATCCAGGAGTGCAAGTCGGTGATCACCACACCCTCGGGCGGACAGCAACTGGTGGGCAAGGGCTTCTACAACATCAGCGGGCTGGCGTGGTCGGGGCGCGGGCGCATCCGGCGGGTCGATGTGTCGACCGACGGCGGCCGTAACTGGCGCACCGCGCGGCTGGAATCGCCGGTGCTGTCGAAGTGCCTGACGCGCTTCAACCTGGACTGGGTCTGGGATGGCAGTCCCGTCATCCTGCAGAGCCGCGCCATCGACGAGACCGGCTACGTGCAGCCGAAGATGGCGCAGTTGCGCGCGGTGCGCGGCACGCGCTCGATCTATCACAACAACGCCATCCAGAGCTGGCAGGTGGCGGCAGGCGGCGAGGTGTCCAATGTCCATGTGGGCTGA
- a CDS encoding ArsR/SmtB family transcription factor → MRIHAYTNILDGMEELDRVFEKVSGYFSLLAEPTRLKILHALCDGEKPVSTVVETVGSSQTNVSRHLNAMYRSGVLSRRKEANLVFYAIADESVIELCRTVCVQVASRLEDNALPSGAVDRFMAQPEAAPARRRRAAS, encoded by the coding sequence ATGCGCATTCACGCATATACGAATATATTGGATGGCATGGAAGAGCTGGATCGCGTATTCGAGAAGGTGTCGGGCTACTTCAGCCTGCTGGCGGAGCCGACGCGGCTGAAGATCCTGCACGCCTTGTGCGATGGCGAGAAGCCGGTCAGCACGGTGGTCGAGACGGTGGGTTCGTCGCAGACCAACGTGTCGCGGCATCTCAACGCGATGTACCGCTCGGGCGTGCTGTCGCGCCGCAAGGAGGCCAACCTCGTCTTCTACGCGATTGCGGACGAGAGCGTGATCGAGCTGTGCCGCACCGTATGCGTGCAGGTGGCCAGCCGGCTGGAGGACAACGCCTTGCCCTCCGGCGCGGTCGACCGCTTCATGGCGCAGCCCGAGGCAGCGCCCGCGCGCAGGCGCCGGGCGGCAAGCTGA
- a CDS encoding EamA family transporter, giving the protein MQARDRLLALAIVCVWGVNFVIIKVGLAGMPPMLLGALRFLLVVFPAIFFVPRPRVPWRLLLAYGVTISLGQFAFLFYAMAVGMPAGLASLVLQSQAFFTLAIAALWLGEPVRWHNIAGMAVAAAGLALIGSGAAASTGGMSVAGFVLTLCAAFCWASGNIVSKKIGPVDLLGLVIWGALVPIVPFTLLSLWAEGPARIVQSVTHVSAMGVFAVAYLAFAATVFGYTMWGRLLTRYPASQVAPLTLLVPVVGLVSAHVLLGEDLSPAQWGGAAVVMAGLLLNVFGRRLWAGRAMQRR; this is encoded by the coding sequence ATGCAAGCCAGAGACCGTCTCCTCGCCCTCGCCATCGTCTGCGTCTGGGGCGTCAACTTCGTCATCATCAAGGTAGGGCTGGCGGGCATGCCGCCGATGCTGCTCGGCGCATTGCGATTCCTGCTGGTGGTCTTCCCCGCGATCTTCTTCGTGCCGCGGCCGCGCGTGCCGTGGCGCTTGCTGCTGGCGTACGGCGTGACCATCAGCCTGGGCCAGTTCGCCTTCCTGTTCTACGCGATGGCGGTGGGCATGCCGGCCGGGCTGGCTTCGCTGGTGCTCCAGTCGCAGGCGTTCTTCACGCTGGCGATTGCTGCGCTGTGGCTGGGCGAACCTGTGCGCTGGCACAACATCGCCGGCATGGCGGTTGCCGCCGCCGGACTGGCGCTGATCGGCTCGGGTGCCGCCGCCAGCACCGGTGGCATGAGCGTGGCCGGCTTCGTGCTGACGCTGTGCGCGGCGTTCTGCTGGGCCAGCGGCAATATCGTCAGCAAGAAAATCGGACCGGTCGACCTGCTGGGACTGGTGATCTGGGGCGCGCTGGTGCCGATCGTGCCGTTCACGCTGCTGTCTCTGTGGGCGGAAGGGCCGGCGCGCATCGTGCAGAGCGTCACGCATGTGTCGGCCATGGGCGTGTTCGCCGTGGCGTACCTGGCATTCGCCGCCACCGTGTTCGGCTACACCATGTGGGGCCGGCTGCTGACGCGCTATCCCGCCAGCCAGGTGGCGCCGCTGACGCTGCTGGTGCCGGTGGTGGGACTGGTGTCGGCGCATGTGTTGCTGGGTGAAGACCTGTCGCCGGCGCAATGGGGGGGCGCGGCGGTGGTCATGGCGGGGCTGCTGCTCAATGTGTTCGGCCGGCGCCTGTGGGCGGGCAGGGCAATGCAGCGCCGATAG
- a CDS encoding NAD(P)/FAD-dependent oxidoreductase, with product MQRRHFLGAAGAAVLGSMGSMGVLAARAAAPARVVVIGGGYGGATAARYLREWSGNAIEVTLVEPNPVFISCPLSNLVIGGSRQMGDITLSYDQLVRRHGVKLVRDTAVAIDPGKRTVRLASGSTLSYDRLLLSPGIDLMSDALPGLKRPGGDQVLHAWKAGPQTVALRRQLEAMPDGGTYAITIPTAPYRCPPGPYERVCQVAHYFKQHKPRSKVLVLDANPDITSKAGLFRKVWAGQYAGMVEYRPQYNTVDVDPATRTLKFEVQEDVRADVINVLPPQRAGAIAVATGLATANAKWCDVDFVTFESRAAPNIHVVGDAIQIAQLMPKSGHMANQHGKVAAAAIVALLSGRAPDPQPLYNNTCYSFTSDREAVHVASVHRYDAAQKTMLTVPGSGGLSDAPNTLEGVYALSWAKGIWSEMLG from the coding sequence ATGCAACGACGACATTTCCTGGGCGCCGCCGGCGCCGCGGTGCTGGGTTCGATGGGCTCGATGGGCGTACTCGCGGCGAGGGCCGCGGCGCCGGCCAGGGTGGTGGTGATCGGCGGCGGCTACGGCGGCGCCACCGCCGCGCGCTACCTGCGCGAGTGGAGCGGCAATGCCATCGAAGTCACGCTGGTCGAACCCAACCCTGTGTTTATCTCCTGCCCGCTGTCCAACCTGGTGATCGGGGGCAGCCGGCAGATGGGCGACATCACGCTGTCGTACGACCAGCTGGTGCGCCGCCACGGCGTGAAACTGGTGCGCGACACTGCCGTCGCCATCGATCCGGGCAAGCGCACGGTGCGGCTGGCCAGTGGCAGCACGCTGTCCTACGATCGCCTGCTGCTGTCGCCCGGCATCGACCTGATGAGCGATGCGCTGCCCGGCCTGAAGCGGCCCGGCGGCGACCAGGTGCTGCACGCCTGGAAGGCCGGCCCGCAGACCGTGGCGCTGCGCCGCCAGCTGGAAGCGATGCCCGATGGTGGCACCTACGCCATCACCATCCCTACGGCACCGTACCGCTGCCCGCCCGGCCCATACGAGCGTGTTTGCCAGGTGGCGCACTATTTCAAGCAGCACAAGCCTCGCAGCAAGGTGCTGGTCCTGGACGCCAACCCGGACATCACGTCCAAGGCCGGCCTGTTCCGCAAGGTGTGGGCGGGGCAGTATGCCGGCATGGTCGAGTACCGGCCGCAATACAACACGGTCGACGTCGACCCGGCCACGCGCACGCTCAAGTTCGAGGTGCAGGAGGACGTGCGCGCCGACGTGATCAACGTGCTGCCGCCGCAGCGCGCGGGCGCGATCGCGGTGGCGACGGGGCTGGCCACGGCCAATGCCAAGTGGTGCGATGTCGATTTCGTCACATTCGAGTCGCGCGCGGCGCCCAATATCCATGTGGTCGGCGACGCCATCCAGATCGCGCAGCTGATGCCCAAGTCCGGCCATATGGCCAACCAGCATGGCAAGGTGGCGGCGGCGGCGATCGTGGCGCTGCTCTCGGGCCGGGCGCCGGACCCGCAGCCGCTCTATAACAACACCTGCTACAGCTTTACCTCGGACCGCGAGGCGGTGCATGTGGCGAGCGTGCACCGCTACGATGCCGCGCAGAAGACCATGCTGACCGTGCCGGGCTCGGGCGGGCTGTCGGACGCGCCCAATACGCTGGAGGGGGTGTACGCGCTGTCGTGGGCCAAGGGCATCTGGTCGGAGATGCTGGGATAG
- a CDS encoding c-type cytochrome yields MTTIPRPAVIVRLAMLASALCGAQPALSADPAASVPASVPAAVPAIDAAQRARSHAAACTSCHGPSGRAPEGSTIPSLAGRQQAELMAQMQAFRSGARPATVMHQIAKGYTDDQLAVIAAWFANVR; encoded by the coding sequence ATGACAACCATCCCCCGGCCCGCTGTGATCGTGCGGCTGGCAATGCTGGCCTCGGCGCTGTGCGGCGCCCAGCCCGCGCTGTCCGCCGATCCCGCGGCCTCTGTCCCTGCCTCGGTTCCCGCCGCAGTCCCCGCCATCGACGCCGCCCAGCGCGCACGCAGCCATGCCGCCGCCTGCACCAGTTGCCACGGGCCATCCGGCCGTGCGCCCGAAGGCAGCACCATCCCGTCGCTGGCCGGACGCCAGCAGGCCGAACTGATGGCGCAGATGCAGGCGTTCCGTTCCGGGGCACGCCCGGCCACGGTGATGCACCAGATCGCCAAGGGCTACACCGACGACCAGCTCGCCGTGATCGCGGCGTGGTTCGCCAACGTGCGTTGA
- a CDS encoding BON domain-containing protein, translating to MTNLPTTPEPRTGAAGTGRILRATLTAAAVLVSATQLAGCFPVIAGAVGTGVTMATDRRPAATQTVDRGLQMEAESTINSRYSGQARVNVTVFNRKVLLTGEASNDSVKQQVEQYVRGLQNARVVINELEVVSSPGFMTQSQDAYLTSKVKTLLMTADGVPSNSIKITTEKSVVYLLGVVTQQEGDRATDVARNASGVTKVVKAFDYVNDTERARLDSASTAQNPSMDGTVGTPAPVQSVPGVGGPVDAPASTPSQVTTSPVSSPVSSPVALPPGRSLP from the coding sequence ATGACGAACCTGCCCACTACGCCTGAACCCCGGACCGGCGCCGCCGGCACCGGCCGCATCCTTCGCGCCACGCTGACCGCGGCGGCGGTGCTGGTTTCCGCCACTCAGCTGGCCGGCTGCTTCCCCGTGATCGCCGGCGCCGTCGGAACCGGCGTGACCATGGCCACCGACCGCCGCCCGGCCGCCACGCAGACCGTCGACCGCGGCCTGCAAATGGAAGCCGAGAGCACCATCAACTCGCGCTACAGCGGCCAGGCCCGCGTCAACGTGACCGTGTTCAACCGCAAGGTTCTGCTCACCGGCGAGGCCAGCAACGACAGCGTCAAGCAGCAGGTCGAGCAGTACGTGCGCGGCCTGCAGAATGCGCGCGTGGTGATCAACGAGCTCGAAGTGGTCAGTTCGCCCGGCTTCATGACGCAGAGCCAGGACGCTTACCTGACCAGCAAGGTCAAGACGCTGCTGATGACCGCGGATGGCGTGCCGTCGAACTCGATCAAGATCACCACCGAGAAGAGCGTGGTCTACCTGCTCGGCGTGGTCACCCAGCAGGAAGGCGACCGCGCCACCGACGTGGCGCGCAACGCCTCCGGCGTGACCAAGGTCGTCAAGGCATTCGACTACGTCAACGACACCGAGCGCGCGCGCCTGGATTCGGCCTCGACCGCGCAGAACCCGTCGATGGATGGCACCGTCGGCACGCCGGCGCCGGTGCAGTCGGTGCCTGGCGTGGGCGGACCGGTCGATGCGCCGGCCAGCACGCCCAGCCAGGTGACTACCAGCCCGGTAAGTTCGCCGGTCTCCTCGCCCGTTGCGCTGCCGCCGGGCCGGAGTCTGCCCTGA
- a CDS encoding phosphoheptose isomerase, translating to MSIESIQQQFLDSAETKRQAAAAMAPYIDAAVERMVGALTSGNKILACGNGGSAADAQHFAAELVGRFERERPGLAAIALTTDSSILTAIGNDYDFSKVFSKQVEALGVPGDILLAISTSGNSANVIAAVEAARQREMAVIALTGKGGGVIGGLLDEFDIHVCVPSERTARIQEVHLLTLHCLCDGIDEALLGEA from the coding sequence ATGAGTATCGAGAGTATCCAGCAACAATTCCTAGACAGCGCCGAGACCAAGCGACAGGCCGCGGCGGCAATGGCCCCATATATCGACGCCGCCGTGGAACGCATGGTCGGCGCGCTGACCAGCGGCAACAAGATCCTGGCGTGCGGCAACGGTGGCTCGGCGGCCGATGCGCAGCACTTCGCGGCCGAGCTGGTGGGGCGCTTCGAGCGCGAGCGCCCGGGCCTGGCGGCGATCGCGCTGACCACCGACAGCTCGATCCTGACCGCGATCGGCAACGACTATGACTTCAGCAAGGTATTTTCCAAGCAGGTCGAGGCCCTGGGCGTGCCCGGCGACATCCTGCTGGCGATCTCCACCTCGGGCAACTCGGCCAATGTGATCGCCGCGGTCGAGGCGGCGCGCCAGCGCGAGATGGCCGTGATTGCGCTGACCGGCAAGGGTGGCGGCGTCATCGGCGGCCTGCTCGACGAATTCGATATCCACGTGTGCGTGCCGAGCGAGCGCACCGCGCGCATCCAGGAAGTGCACCTGCTGACGCTGCATTGCCTGTGCGACGGCATCGACGAGGCATTGCTCGGGGAAGCCTGA
- a CDS encoding YraN family protein, translating to MPSFKSTTQLTGAQARGMRAEDRALAHLRRQGLQPVIRNYRCKGGEIDLVMRAPDGTLVFVEVRQRSGRGFGGAAASVTPAKQRRVLLAAAHYLATLAQLPPCRFDVVALEPGRLEWLQHAFDLDAAAAGT from the coding sequence ATGCCATCATTCAAATCCACCACGCAGCTGACCGGCGCGCAGGCGCGCGGGATGCGGGCGGAGGACCGGGCGCTGGCGCATTTGCGGCGCCAGGGCCTGCAGCCCGTGATCCGCAATTATCGCTGCAAAGGCGGCGAGATCGACCTGGTAATGCGCGCGCCGGACGGCACGCTGGTGTTCGTGGAGGTGCGCCAGCGCAGCGGACGCGGTTTCGGCGGCGCCGCCGCCAGCGTCACGCCAGCCAAGCAGCGCCGCGTGCTGCTGGCTGCGGCACACTACCTGGCCACGCTGGCGCAGTTGCCGCCGTGCCGGTTCGACGTGGTGGCGCTGGAGCCGGGCCGGCTGGAGTGGCTGCAGCACGCGTTTGACCTGGACGCCGCAGCAGCTGGTACATAA
- the rsmI gene encoding 16S rRNA (cytidine(1402)-2'-O)-methyltransferase — protein sequence MSDWISLAAGQSYPGGTLYVVATPIGNVADLSLRALHVLGLADAVACEDTRNTAQLLSRVGLQRPLVAVHEHNEREAAGRIAARLAAGERIAYVSDAGTPGISDPGARLVEAVRAAGHPVVPLPGPSAAVAALSVAGEMLDAGEGRFTFVGFLPSKPKARGEAIARLAALDHAWVCYEAPHRIADTLAALAAGLPAERRLLVGRELTKLFEDIAVVTAAQAPAWLAADPNRAKGEFVLVVEGAGGDAAADGAPDAEAQRVLGLLLAELPAKRAAKLAAAITGASTDALYQLALAQRSGNSGD from the coding sequence ATGAGTGACTGGATCTCGCTGGCGGCCGGCCAGTCGTACCCGGGCGGCACGCTGTATGTCGTGGCCACGCCCATCGGCAATGTCGCGGACCTGTCGCTGCGGGCGCTGCATGTGCTCGGCCTGGCCGACGCGGTGGCCTGCGAAGACACCCGCAATACCGCCCAACTGCTGTCGCGCGTGGGCCTGCAGCGGCCGCTGGTGGCCGTGCACGAGCACAACGAGCGCGAGGCGGCCGGCCGCATTGCCGCGCGGCTGGCCGCGGGCGAGCGTATCGCCTACGTCTCGGACGCCGGCACGCCGGGCATTTCGGATCCGGGCGCCAGGCTGGTCGAGGCGGTGCGCGCCGCCGGCCACCCGGTGGTGCCCCTGCCCGGCCCCAGTGCCGCGGTGGCCGCGCTGTCGGTGGCGGGCGAAATGCTCGACGCCGGCGAAGGCCGCTTCACCTTCGTCGGCTTCCTGCCGAGCAAACCGAAGGCGCGCGGCGAGGCCATCGCGCGGCTCGCCGCGCTGGACCATGCCTGGGTCTGCTACGAGGCGCCGCACCGCATTGCCGACACGCTGGCCGCGCTTGCCGCCGGCCTGCCGGCCGAGCGCCGCCTGCTGGTCGGGCGCGAGCTGACCAAGCTGTTCGAGGACATCGCGGTGGTGACCGCAGCGCAGGCGCCGGCGTGGCTGGCGGCCGACCCCAACCGGGCCAAAGGGGAATTCGTGCTGGTGGTGGAAGGCGCCGGTGGTGACGCGGCTGCGGACGGTGCGCCGGATGCCGAGGCGCAGCGCGTGCTGGGACTGTTGCTGGCGGAACTGCCGGCCAAGCGCGCCGCCAAGCTGGCGGCCGCGATTACCGGGGCCAGCACCGACGCGCTCTACCAGCTGGCGCTGGCGCAACGTTCCGGAAACAGCGGGGACTGA
- a CDS encoding septal ring lytic transglycosylase RlpA family protein: MLNFTALTKRWQRLAKLGTCSACALVLAACATPPEGDNADVAGTSNAVPTRAAKNAGKAGRNDADRSARASSEGGSWNLFGYDPDEGRSGSSLDGLRADIGTFEQRGVASWYGKGFHGRKTANGERFDMRAMTAAHPSLPLDSWVLVRNLRNNKVAVLRINDRGPYHGNRVLDVSMGAARRLGFVERGATNVEIRRLTRTEVAALGPQIDASGTEAGDGSGDDDVSVPELANSLAPAKARKAKASGKTVKRKRH; the protein is encoded by the coding sequence ATGCTTAATTTCACCGCCCTCACCAAGCGCTGGCAACGGCTGGCCAAGCTCGGGACATGCAGCGCATGCGCCCTGGTGCTGGCCGCTTGTGCCACGCCCCCCGAGGGCGACAATGCGGACGTTGCCGGTACGTCGAACGCGGTGCCCACGCGCGCCGCGAAGAACGCCGGCAAGGCTGGCCGCAACGACGCGGACAGGAGCGCCCGTGCGTCGTCCGAAGGCGGCAGCTGGAACCTGTTCGGCTACGACCCGGACGAAGGCCGCAGCGGCAGCTCGCTCGACGGCCTGCGCGCGGACATCGGCACCTTCGAGCAGCGCGGCGTCGCTTCCTGGTACGGCAAGGGCTTCCATGGCCGCAAGACCGCCAATGGCGAGCGCTTCGACATGCGCGCGATGACCGCCGCCCATCCGTCGCTGCCGCTCGACAGCTGGGTGCTGGTGCGCAACCTGCGCAACAACAAGGTCGCGGTGCTGCGCATCAACGACCGCGGTCCTTACCACGGCAACCGTGTGCTGGACGTGTCCATGGGCGCCGCCCGCCGGCTTGGCTTCGTCGAACGCGGCGCCACCAACGTCGAGATCCGCCGGCTGACGCGCACCGAAGTCGCGGCGCTGGGCCCGCAGATCGATGCCAGCGGCACCGAGGCCGGCGATGGCAGCGGCGACGACGATGTCTCCGTGCCCGAACTGGCCAACTCGCTGGCGCCCGCCAAGGCGCGCAAGGCCAAGGCCAGCGGCAAGACCGTCAAGCGCAAGCGCCACTGA